In Acipenser ruthenus chromosome 1, fAciRut3.2 maternal haplotype, whole genome shotgun sequence, the genomic stretch TTTAGTTATAGTAATATTCTGTGTCTCATTGAActactttgaaaaacaaatgttttgccTTGGAAGCTTCAGCCTCAAAATGAAAGGCTGTGCCGTTCAGTCAAGGGGGATTTTATCATTTCAGTCAAGAGGGGATTTCCTGTGTGGCAATCTGAAATTGAATCTGCCTTTATACATCTAAATATAAATGTACAATTCCTTTCATACAAATAAGAATCATTTCTGACATGGATGGCAATCTGTGCATAATGCATGTCATCTGATATACTGTTATCCTTTACTGTAATTACAAAGCCTTTTGTATCACAATCCTTTAAAGAAGTTTGGTAACCCACAGGTTCAAGCTTGCAACAATCTATTTAAATTCTGATTATTTGAATCCATCAACATTGCATGTAATTGCAGGACCATTTCCAAATATGGAACACAAGTGCATCATTAAACAGCGCTACTGAATGTATTTACATTTGATTGAAAGGAAACACTGTGggtttcactgtgttttaattcCAAAATTATGCTGAgacattttttggggggaaaataacTTAGTTTCACTAAAAATTAATGgattattcttttaaaaaagtaCAGGACCCCAACCCATTTAAACTCATGCTGTTATCTTcactgttgttttattttcacatagCCGCCTCCTCACTCTACCTCTGCAGCAGCCTTTCTCTCCAGGGTCACAGACCCTTGTTTTCACTAAAGCTAACGTATGAGACCACAGGCTAGAGATTTACAAGACATGTGCAAGAAACAATGGCCAGTATGCATCTAATCTTAACCCAAATGaccatatgcatgcattttattGTCATGATCTACCACTTTTAAACATTTTGCCAGTTGATCCATTAATAGGATGTTGtttatatttcagtttgtttttttattttacatgaaaAGTGAATGTTTTTTGGGTCAGCTTCTTGCAAAGCTAAGGGACCTGTTTACAAAGCTTTAAATCAGAAATATTTTTGTAAAGGACACCAACACTATCGTGAAACAATTActgcaaaaatgttttaataaagggTGGCACGGTGGTTAATGCTACTGCCTTACAGCTCCAGGGTTctgggttcaattccagcctcaggtgtctgtctgtgtggagtttgtatgttctccctgtgttcatgtgggttttctccaggtactttAGTTTCCTCCCACAATCCAatgacatgctggctaggtggattggcctctctaagtTTCCCTGTGATGAACTggcatcccatccagggtgtagtcctgccttgcaccctgtgtctgctgggttaggctgtggttcaccgcgaccctctataggattaagcagtTACAGATAATAGATGGATgggtgttttaataaaataataatcagtcTGTTACAATTACACTGCAGCATTTTTTGGTAATATAGCCTACAGTAATTGTATGATTAAATCACATATTTCATTATGCTCCAAAGCACATTGGCTAGTAACCACAAAATAGTCTGAAAgtaatttatttacatatttaaaaaaaatgtaaaacacaaaattaaaaattaaaaaattatgtTAGAAATGCATAATATTCGTACAAAACATCCAAGCAAAGTTTATATACTGGTACACAAATGATTCATGCAAATTCATCACATATTTGAACAGATTCCTTAATGTGCCTTAATGTGTTTTGGGCAGATGGTCTCACTTAAATGCTGTATTTGCTAACCACAAAAATGCTGACATTTACTAGATTCTAATTAGGTAACCATGTAATTTAAAAGGCAGTATGCTATACAATTCAATTGTGGTAATTTAACACATGTTGTTGTATTATGTGGCAAAAGACAAGCTAAAAAAATGGtcacatttgttttataatatgtaCCTAAATCATTATCAACATTCTGAGAAGCCGTAACCATGACAGCTGGGATTGAGGATGCCTATGAGCTTCATGAAGGACAGATGGGGAGGGCCACATCAGAACTGGGATTCCCTTGGTTGCTTTACTTCTGTGGGGACCTAGAACATAATTTACAGACTAGAATTTATAATGTCAGGCTACATAAACACAGAACCATTTTAAGATGCCAatgtacttaaaaacaaaaaaagtagttCTAACTATGACACAATAAAGGATATAAACAGCATAGCACAACTCTATATAACATTGAAGGCAATCATACTGTAAATACATACCTTTTCTTTAGCAAGTTGATGATATTTTGTGCCTGCTTTGACTTGGGATTCATGCATCTCTCCTCTGCAGTGTCCTTCATTGTAACACTAGAAAATAAAATGACAGTCAGTATGGTAAcataatctatttaaaaaaaatgcaataattttTATTCAGATAGTAAAGGATGATCCCCCATGATGTTAACTGAGTCAAtactgtggcagagtagggggaggaaataTGTAGTCCAGGGGTTTGctgcaggactacatcccccagaatgccataggGTCAGAGTAGAGCCAGACATGgaatcacctggctctaatttaatgagAGACACCTGCCTGGGATTAATCAGGCAGATATATAAGCAGGTTAAAATGCTAGGTCTGGGTCTGTGAGAAGAGACCTGTGGGGACAGGCCTGGAAAATCTATTGAAAAGGTAGTCTTGTTTGGGGACTGCTAAATGGCTTAGCCGCCGAGTTATAGTTTAGAACGTATTCACTAAgtgttaggcttttgttttgtttgtttcatttttgtggttaatgaataaatatacaggcactgcCCTGTTTACACCCTAGCTGCTGTTGTTTAAGTACTTATTTTACACCGAAAGACAGTGAAAAGGTCCTGAAGCATGACAAAGAATACCCCACTTCGCCACAATACTTACACAATCTCTATCTGCTGACACATTGGGGATGCTGGTATCACTTCAAACTTCTCAATGCGTTTTAAATGTATAAAGTCAGCACTGCTCCCAATGCAGCGGCAACGGCCCTTGTTGTAAAGTGGGGAGCCTGGAAAACATACACAAGGAAAGGATAAACATGGCGTATATTGGATATATTTGCAGATTACCTGTAATGAGGACAGAGTCTGCTGTCTAAAAATGCATGAGCTAAAAGGAAGAGGATAAAACAACACCACTACTTAACAGGTTTGAAAGACACCAGTATTCAATATTACTGGAGCATACTCTCTGACTTatccagtatttaaaaaaaaaaaaaaaattacgactatacagaatttgtattaaaaaaaaataataatacgtaCATTAAGTATTTTGTCTACAGATTCCCAAACATTTCTCTGTGCAGAATAGTATTCATTTCTgagctaaaatacaatatgatgcCTTACCTTCAACAGCTGCAAACAAGAAAAAGGCAACAAAGAGGACGGCTGTGGAGTTCATTGCTGCTTTTGTTCAGGTGTCTTCTGGACTCTTTTTTGTCTTGAGTACTGAACCAGTGAAAGGTGAAAAAGTTCTTCTATTTGTACTGTTTTCATGGGGGTTGCCATTCATGAGATTCATTGTTTTGGCAGAAATTCAAGACAGAGAGGGAAAGTCCTGTTTTGCCACTTCAGATTCCATTTCAACAAAGACCCCTGATTTATAAGAAATATCCAAGCATTCAAACAGATCCTAAGTATCACTTCTTCTTATTAAAGTGATGCAAGTATTTTTCATTTCTGCAAAGGCCTGGCATCTGACTTAGAAGAACCATACATGCTTTTTAATAAACCCTACGTATCTAATATATTGTTTGCAGCCCAATATAAATATCTTCATAGTAGGTTACGGAGATCTATGTGTGTACTTTGTTGAGAGAAGAAGCAGTCAGAATGTCAATGCATTCTTAGATGTGATCGTGGTAGTGGCTGTTGGTTTTGGTTGATAGTATGTTTCATCATTTTGTACACAGATGAGCTTCATGCAGCATTCAGCCTGTTCAGTTCCTCAGTTGCATCCCAGCTGACACCTATTGCCAGCAAGAGTATTGCAATTGGTATCATTAGGAAACACAGCCACATATACTGCTGCATGCGATGCCAGGCTCACAGCAGCTGCAGATATTGTCTGTAAAAGTTAGCTTTGGGAAACTCTCGAGTGACAATAATGAATAGGTGCATCCACTGACTTTTGTAGGGGTACACCGTGCTGCTACTTGACCAGAAAGAATGAAAACGCTAATTCCGGCAAACAGTGCCACCAGGCGTTGGGATAGATCAGAGTTGCCCAAAGCAGTTCATAATTCTGAAAAAGTTTTTTCAAGTAATCCTGGAAGATagaaaacagcacagcaaggtctaATCTTACAGGTATTTTCTGTTACCACAAGTATGTGTTTTGATGTATTTCTCTCATTTTCTGCCGCCATGTGTGACTATAACGCCACTACAGCACCGCTAGATTCTAATTATTTAATCGTATAATTTAAAGGGCTGTATACTATACTTTAATGTTAAGGTAAAGTAACACAAACAACATCGCTGGCTGAGAGCATGAGCATCTTATTTAACAAAATGATTCATTTGATATATGAGCATTTAAAGCTTTAATGTCAAAACATAAATCAGAATTGTGTACACCTTGTATCCTCCAGATCCCCAGTCTTATCTTGGCTATAATCGTTCAGAGATTATAAACTTTCTTGAGTGAACCACGGAGAAGATCAGTAGAGCTTATCCTGTGACTATGACAACTTAGACATCTGTGGTGATAGTGATATGATGTAACATATTCTAATTTATGTTATGTTCAGCTTTATTCTATGTAtacattacaaaatgttttttttttttttttttagttcagttCTTTGTTCTTTACTTTCAATTGACTCAAACGAATATCACATCCAATCTGAGTATAAATCCAATCCAAAACCATTGACACCTTTGCGCGGCCCTAGCATCATGGCAGAGTAAATAGTTACAACTACTGGACCAGGATATATGACAGATATATACCTCTTATAGAGCTATAACCATATTTAAAACAGCTGGAAGGAAACACCCACTGGGTTATAatgtttaaagtgtaaaaagctgCATTATGTTGATGTGTTCTTTACACTTccagtttttaaatgtgttttgtgatgCGGTGCATTATCATTTCCCTTGAGGGCATGGGGGATGCCAAAGTATTCTGATTGGTATAGCTGTTAGCAGTTCCAAATAAAGGAACTTCTTAAGCCATGAACTTGGCAAGTAATCACACAATGTTCTGAAATTCagtcatttatttacatattttcaacattttaaaacaggttCATTAGCAGTTAATTATGAACATGATAAGTTAGAagtacattatatttacataaaacacaaacaacaaaagtGTATTTACACAATGCATACAACTGTACATATGTTACAAATGATGTACTGTATAGTAATTCAGCACAGGTCTGAACAGATTCCTTTATAAAAAGGTAtaatgtgcttttgtttttttgaacaGGATCCCAGATGAGATACCAAAAAATGCAGTCATTCACTAGATTCTatctgtatactgtactataATATT encodes the following:
- the LOC117403528 gene encoding C-X-C motif chemokine 10-like, translated to MNSTAVLFVAFFLFAAVEGSPLYNKGRCRCIGSSADFIHLKRIEKFEVIPASPMCQQIEIVVTMKDTAEERCMNPKSKQAQNIINLLKKRSPQK